Below is a genomic region from Phacochoerus africanus isolate WHEZ1 chromosome X, ROS_Pafr_v1, whole genome shotgun sequence.
GATCTTCCCTTGTGATTTAACTGAGCATCTTACTGAAATTCcatgttttaatttctgattcGTATTATTTTGATTCCATGGGGTTTAggggggtttgtttggttttggtctgCGGCAAAAATAATTGCTTCTGTACATGGTTTGAACCTGCTTTCCTGACTAGAATAGTCTAGTTCATACAGACCAGGAATTTGATCCTGTCAGCTTCTGCCTTGCATGGTCTTGTCAGACGAGGTTAAATTACTATTTTCCACAATGACTAAATGTGACTTAATGGAAAACATCTTTAAGAGGTCTGACTTCtctatttgagaaaatatatatgttttttaaaatggaaaaccagAGAGAGACTAGGGGAAAGGAACTAGGCTTATGAATACCACATCATGAGgcgcatttgaaaaaaattcagatgtttAGCTTGGGAGGAAAGGCCCAGGGCAAACACGTGGAATCTGAAGGGCTATCATGTTGAAGAGGGATTCGATTTAGTCACTGATGCCTAGAGGTCAAAAGTGGGacctgttgggagttcccattgtggttccgcggaaatgaacccgactaggacccatgaggatgtgagttcgagtcctggccttgctcagagggttaaggatccggcgttgccgtgagttgtggtgtagaccagcagctgtagctccgatttgacccctagcctgcgaacttgcatatgctgtacctgcagccctaaaaatgtttaaaaaaaaaaaaaagggtggacttgtttatttttcacttgttgATTCCATCTACCGTTCCTAGATGACAGCACTGGATGGTGGGAGGACACTTAACCTCTAGCCCAgagtggggaggctgggagaaCGTCCCTCGGCAGGGTGCCTCGCAGGCAAATGTGTGAAAGGTTGGGCTGGGAAGAAAAGGCATTTTCGACAGAACAGTATGTATGAAAGCACACGTGCGAAAGCAAAAGAGCAAATAGTTTAGCGAGGCTGGTACGTGTAGGGGTTAAATTGGGGAGATCCTGGAAGGAGGGTTGGTGAGGTCCCTTGGGTGTCACATTTTGGATTTTGTCTGAAAGACTCTGGGCATCCAGTGAAGGTGGTTGAGCTGAAGGGTGAACGTACAGATCTGTAGTTTGAAGAGTTGATAGGAAGGCTGGATCTGAGAGTGACATGACAGGGGTTCTGGCAAGTGACAAGACAGCTGGTTCTGGCAAGCCTCAGGAGGGCCTGGTGAGGGCCCTGGACATGGAGGGGACAGGACTCATGACATGAGGAAAGATAGGAATTCCCTTtggggcacagcggaaacaaatcctactagtatccacgagggtgcaggtttgatcccctgcctcactcagtgggttaaggatcccttgttgctgtgagctgtggtgtgggtcacagatgtggctcagatcccgtgttcctgtggctgtggtgtaggccagcagctgtaactctgatttgatccctagcctgggaacctccatatgccaagggtgaggccctaaaaagcaaagaagaaaagacagaattcAGTGGCTGATTAGCTGTGGTTCCGGGGAAGGATTTAAAGATGACTAATTCAAGCAGCTGGGTGAAAGGCGGTGCCATCCTTCAATACAGTGAATATAGGAGGAGTGTGTGGAAAAATGGtgaattcagttcttttttttttttgtctttttagggcctcacccaaggcatatagagtttcccaggctagggattgaatcggagctgtagctgctggcctacaccacagccacagcaacgcaggatccaagcctcatctttgacttagaccacagctcccggcaatgctggatccttaacccactgagcgaggccagggattgaatctgcgtgctcatggatcctggtcagattcatttccgctgagccacagtgggaactcccctgaattcAGTTCTGAACCTGAGTTTGAAGGACCCATGGGACTTGGAAGGAAATGCTCAGCAGACTGTAGGGTATATAGGTCTAAGGCTCAAGGGAAGTCTaggctgaaaataaaaatctggaagCCATCAGTGTGTTTTTGGTGTTTGCAGCCTTAGGGAGTAGATGGGCTCAGCCAGGGGGAGACAGAACAGAACAGGAAAGCAGGGAGGGTTAAGAATgggcctcaggagttccctggtggcctagcgggcgggcagttaaggatccagcgttgtcactggtATAGTGTGAGttggacccctgccctgggaacttctgcaggctgtgggcatggccaaaaaaagaaagaaagaaaaagaatgcagccTCAGGTTTCCAAAGTGGACGAAGGCTGAACCGTGGGATCTTTTAGACTGGAGGAGGGACATCCCTGCCAGCAtccggagggagggagaggagatgcGGGCGGGCTCATGATGAGGAGAGGAAGCAGGTAGTTGGAGGAATTGCCGTGCTTTCTTTTGAAGCTAGAGATGAGCTTATCCAGTAAGGCGGAGTCGGGAGAGACAAAATAGGAAGCTGAAAGAAGTGGAGAAGCCaactttttaaactatttagAGGATGAAAATGTTGGGACAGTGGAGATGACTGCTGGCAAACCTGGTGTTTCTAAGTTGAGGTGGCGTTCCCCTTCATAGGTCGTATTCAGGTAGAGGACAGGTGACTTTCTGTCAGGTATCCTGGAGATGCTTGCATCAAACAGCAGCATCTCGGTGACAGAGTCCTTGACTGTAAAGTTTTCTCAAGCACTAAGGCTCCTGAAGGACTGTTGTGCAGGCGTGGAAGTTGAGGCAAAGGAATTTAGTAGAGCTTTGCTGGGGTGAAGTAAATAGGGCTACATCTCAAAATAGAGCAGTCTTTAAATcgtcttgtggcacagcaggttaaagatctggtggtgtcactgccgtgatgtgggttctatccctggcccaggaattgccaCATGCCGttgtgtggtcataaaaagaaaaacagggcaaTCTCCAGATCCAGATCCGGTTCTCTGAATGTGTGTGCTGTTCGGAGAGTATGAGCCTCTTGTCGCCCCATTTTCCTTAGAGTTTGCGGTAACTGCTACTCCAGTGAACCAAGATGCTTACCGGTTACCGGGCCATTCCGTTCTGCTTATTTTTTGGGGTCTGCCTTTGGCTAGAACAGTTTGAAAATTCCTGCTATAGTGGCTGCGCTGAATTGAAACTCCTAACTCTTCATGTTGTATCAGCACCATCCTGAGGCCTTTTATTTACTGTCAACACTGCAACACCAAAACATTTACTGTTGCTTCCAATGTTATTCCTATACCTGTAAGTGGTACTTTGAACCTTGCTTAGGTCAAGAGTGTAACAATGatgctttattaaaatttaattttcccatCTTAGCCATGGCCAAGATTTGTTTTAGACTTGGTACTAATCTTTTCATAGGAACTCGAAAGCTTCCATTAGCTACTTGTCCTTGTGTAATCTAGACATCTTTGGGTTAATTCATGAAAAGGCCAAAGATACCTCATCCTTAGCTTAGGAGGGCCCATAAAATAGTCTGTATTCTCATTCCACACCTCTTAATCCCAGGCCCCATACCCCTAGACTCGTCGACTTTATTATTATAGAATACCTTTTCTCAGCCTCTTGGTATTAGAAATACTTGGTATTGGAAATTCTGTGCTCTGGACTCTGTTTCTCAAATCTGAAGTGTTTTGCATTGTGACTGGTAATGTGTACCCCCCACCTGACAGTCCTCGTTTCACTAGTTTTGTCTGTGGGACATAAGGAAAGCTATGACCTATCCTAAGATAGACTAGACTAAGCTGCTAAAGTTTTTACAGTGATATACTAAGGAATTttataaatttgccttttttttttttttttttttagggccacacccgaggcatatggaggtccccaggctgggggtccaatcagagttacaactgccagccacagccatgccagatccgagctgcgtctgcaacctacaccacagctcacggcaatgccggatccttgacccactgagcaaggccagggatcgaaccagcaaccttatggttcctagtcgaattcgtttctgctccaccacaacgggaacgcctaaatttgtattttgaagaGAAGATCGATGGTAGAAATAATTTAGAGGGTTCaagtttcttcctttctagtctgtaccagggttttgttttttgttgtttaaaatctagagaaatgctactgatttctaaTTCTTGCCAAATTGCCACATGCCCCTATTAAAGAGCCATCCGTAGGAAGGTATCTAGGTCATTAGGAGAATCCTGTTGGATGGCTATACCTTTTTTACAGCAGAATGTGTGGACTTACAGTCTTGCAGTGATACTTTGAAAAagaatttgttgttgtttaggaTTCAGCGTTTTGTCCAGTCGAAATTTAGTATGCCAAGTCAGTGGCGAATGGCAAATTATGtatcatatttaataattttcaatGTGGGTGCAAAAGATTTATGATGCTGATCATTCtctaatctgttttcttttcaggtGTCTTAGGGAATGAGTTTAGCATATTAAGATCACCAGGGTCTGTTGTTTTCCGGGATGGAAATTGGCCTATACCAGGAGAGCGAATCCCAGACGTGGCTGCATTATCCATGGGCTTCTCTGTCAAAGAAGTAtgtgcatttttcaaaaatatttggagCTGATTCCGAATGCATTTCTGTTGATTTCTGCCCAAGAAAGCAACGGGCAAACATAGATTCAGATTACAGAAGTAAAAAAGCTAATTTGTAGTCAGGGAGATTTTGGATAAGTTTTCCAAGCTTGGTTATGAAAACAAAtcattataaaacattaaccatGTAATCATTTATTCATAGTAGTGACACTATGTGTGTAAGAGAATGCATCTGTCCTACTGTTAATAGGTTGTACagttttattgggtttttttccaGTATGCATGATAGATTTgtgtcttagttcaggctgctatTACAAAGTATTCGAGACCAGGTGCtttataaacaacagacatttatttctcacagtccttGGGGCTGGAATTCTGAGAGCAGAGTTCCAGCTTGGTAGGGTTCTGGTGGAGGCCCTCTCCAGGTTGCAGGCTGCCAACTTCTTGCTGTACCCTCGCAGGTGGAGAGAGCCTGAGAGAGCCCTCTGGAGTCCCCTTTGTAAGGGCTCTGTTCCCATCCCTAAGGCCCCTCTCCTAATGCCATcatgttgtgggggtgggggtataaTTCATCATAGGAGTTTTCAGGGGACACAAACATGCAGTTCATTACAGTTTGTTATGAATGATAAAATGTATATGCATCTTACCTGAGTTTAGGAAAAGGGTGTGGTCAGCAGCTGTGGGATAGCTTAGGACCTTGGTTTCCCACAACTCAGCCGTAAACTGTTGTGGTAGGGAgttgttctggctcagtggtaacgaacccgactaatatccaagaggatgtgggttcgatccctggtcttgctcagtgggtgaaggatctggcgttgccttgagctgtggtatgtataggttgcagacacggctcgtttcctgcgttgctgtggtgtaggccagcagctacagctctgattcgacccctggcctgggaacctccatatgccacggctgcggccctaaaaagcaaaaaaagaagaagaagaagaagaaaacctgtAGTAACTGGCTGCTTACATGATTATAGACCAGTCAGCATGAGAGACCTTGAAGCTCAGAACTGGAAGAAAGGAGATGGGGTTTGTTCTGTCTTCCTATCTCCTCCCACATTAAAGTTCGGTGCTTTTGAGGGGGTCTCTAGATATCATCAGTCACTCAAAAGAACATTCTTCCTAGGTCCTGAGTGCCCTTGAAGCCAGAAGCAATGCCTGGGAACTGCTGCTCTGCTGGGCCTTTGGGTGGAGCCCCTGAGCTCCTTGCCTGAACCTGACCAACTGTTTACATTAAGGATGAAATTTGTACCTGGTTCTTGACAAACTTAAATTTGACTACAACTGGCAGtcagaaataattattaataaactgCTATGAGTTACTTTCAGCAAGAATTTTGTTCTCCTTATAAAGAGCTTAATCTAAAgagaatgtttctttcttttttttttttttttagggctgcacccacaggatatggaggttcccaggctaggggtccaatcggagctatggctgccggcctgcaccacagccacaccagatctgagccacatctgcgacctacaccacagctcacggcaacgccggatccttaaccccccgagcgaggccagggatcaaacccacaacctcatggttcctagtcggattcgtttccgctacgccatgacaggaactcctgaagagaatGTTTTAATGGCAGTCTTGCTGTGtcactgtgaaggagaaaagcgGTGCCATAGATAAGGGCAAAGAATGATGCGAGGGAAGAAAATGTCCATGGTTGTATGGAGAAGGGAATGTTTTGTAATCTGGAATTTGAAAAGTATCTACATTTTGTTTacttgtctgctttttttttccatagaaggTTTGAGATGATTTATTAGACTTTATTGTTTCAAGTTTATAGaaacttaataagaaaataaaggtaGAAATCAGCATCCTCAATTAGGAGGTTGCAGCTCCTGCCTTAAATGAGACGTTTGCTGTCCCTGTGGGTTTTCAGTGTCGTCCCAGACCCCTTAATGCTGCTTGGTAGGTGTTATTGGGGAAGTGGTTTCCTGAGTTGACAATTAAGCACAGTTTCATGCTTTTCAACCTGTAGGACCTTTCTTGGCCGGGCCTTGCAGTGGGTAACCTGTTCCACCGTCCTCGGGCTacggtgatggtgatggtgaaggGAGTGGACAAGCTCGCTCTACCCCCAGGCAGCGTCATTTCGTACCCTTTGGAGAATGTGAGTATTTGTTCTAAAGGATTAAAGGGATGCATTTAAAATTGTGTCTTGTCAGCTGTCATTATGGATCATGTTCTAAAGCacactttttgtctctttttaatgCACTGATaagtaaaatacaatttttttttgattatgtGATGGTTGTAAAGATATTGAGACTTGGCTGTTTCCTGTGGCTGAGCATACTTTCTGAGGTAAGAGGTAGAGAAAATGCCCTACTCAGAATGGTCAGAGgcttgaaaaagagaaatcagttGAAGGGTATACCCTGCTAACATTTTCTTATGCATTATTTCATCACTTTGCTTTcagaattttatcctttttgtgcAAGAAGGAGACTGGAGGCCATTTTGCTGGCTCACTTATTTCTTCACTGGCCTTTGAGGCAGTAAGGCTGACTGAGCTGTTGTGAGAGGCCCTCCTTCCACTGGAGGCAGATAGAAAGACATCTTCACATGTACCACTAAACTTGAAAGCAGGGAGGGGGGACACACAGGTGGCAGATATGAATAGAAGATTGAAATCCACAGTGGTGAGCAGGAGCTGAAGGTAAAATTGTGTTCCCTGCAGGAAAGCAGGGGCTCTCAATGCTGTTTTGTTCTTGAAAGGAGGACTGTCAAAACCTCAGCTGTCCCTGGGCTACCATAGAGGAGCTGGGTGGCCACCCCTGGTTGTGGGACCCAAAGAGGCCTCTAAGAGAAGTTGTAACTCTGGGCTTGCGCTGTGCAGCATCTGGTGCTCCAGATTCACACAGCCCACCCCACACAGACACTTCCACAGCCCAGGGCTCCTTTGCTAAAGAAAAGAATTGAAGAGGAACTGAGTTTACCAAacacttgaaggaaaaaaaatgccacaagAAAGTCATTAGGCGCAACAGACAGAATTCATCCCCCTAGAACTACAGATAATAGACCAGTCTCTAAAAGGAAtgtgaaaatacatatattaaaattgtgaAAGAGTTAAAAGGAAGGGATAGGAACTACAGGCAGTTAAAAGAGTTTTTGATATGTTGGTGCTTTCATTGATACTCACttgaatattttgtaatttatattgATTTCTTTAACCCATGAGTTATTTAGAAATGTTGTAACATATGGGTTCTTGcaaaatttttgatttttcacCTTCTCATTTCATTGCATTGTAAGACTGGTCTGTATGATTCTAATTTTGGGGTGGGGGATTTCTGCAGCCTTCCCTGTGGTCTAGTATAGATTATCTCCAAGCAACAAGACATGCTTCCAGAAAATGGCCATGTACTAGGCCACAAGGCAAGTCTCAACAGATAATGAAGAATCAATATCATATAAACCACCCTCTTTGACCACAATGCAGTTAAATctgaaaacagtaacaaaatgataccttaaaaatgtttggaaatggTAGCAACAAACACAAGATATGACTCCTCAGGTTTAGGGCACACTGAGGCAAGCTACAGCCAAATCAGCACCCAAATATAGTGACTGAAGAACTACCAAGGAAACTTAAAATCTtctcagagagaaaagacacTGTCATGCAAAGCACTGACAGTAAAATGTTAGCAGACTTCTTATCATTGCTATTAGGAACCAgaagagcaagaaaggaaaagcagtaaCTGTATAGTATGAAACGAGGCCGAGAATGTTGTCAAAGTAGTCCTGATGAAATGACAGAGCGCCAGTGGAAAATACTCTATAACGACTgagagggtggagagagagaaaacggAGAACATGtaaggggctggggctgtggttggTGAGGCAGGAGAGCTAAATCCTCATTTTCTACCACGGGCAGTAAATAGATAATAcctaaaattgaaaaatcaagaTGTACTAGCAACACATTATTAAGAGAtagtggtaaaaagaaaaggaacgaAGGATTTGAAAGGGAGCACGAGAAGCTGCTTAAGTAGGTACTAAGGATGTGGTGTTCAGCAGGATGACCAGCTAGCACTGATACATAGCAGAGCTGTTGAGAATAAATTttaagttctcatcacaaggaaaaaatgttGCTTTCTCTTTGTACTGTATACGTATGTGATGATGGATGGGCACTAAACTGTTTGCGGTCATCATTTGGCAGTATATGTAAGCCAGGCCACTGTGTCATCCTCCTGAAAGTTATGCGGTGGTGTATGTCAGTTGTAGCTCAGTAAAACTGAGAAGGTTACCTTGAAGTGGTGGGGCAGAGATGGGGGAGGAAAGAAGTGAGTATCTCAGAGGACCAGGAAATGGAGGGAGGGGCAAACCTAATGTAAAAGATGGGAAAGTAATGAGCTAATTTGGAGTAATTCCTTCCATTTCAGAGTAAATGGAAGGAAGggaacaataaaaaggaaaggcgTATCAAAATTTTTTAGTCTTCAAAAAGATGATGAAGTAGTTTGTTGTGTGATTTTTGTGAAAATCATTGTTGAAGATCCCTTTTCAAAAagtagacagggagttcccattgtggcgtggaggaaacgaatccgactagtgtccatgaggatgcaggttcgatccctggccttgttcagtgggtcaaggatctggcattgccgtgagctgtggtgtaggtcacagatgcagcttggatcccacgttgctgtggctgtggtgtaggccggcagctgcagctccaattcgacccctagcctgggaactgccatatgcaggtgcagccctaaaaagcaaaaaataaataaataaaattaaaaagtagataaaaaatctaaaatgccATTAAGATTTTCATTAGCTTACAATCcaaaactaaacttttttttttcttttttggctgccctgcagcacatggagttcttgggccaaggaccaaatctgagccacagttgcaacctaagccacagctgtggcaatggatccttaacccactatgccaggctggggatcaaacctgcgtcccagagtGCCCAAGTCACCGCCGATCTCattgcaccgcagcaggaactcccaaaactaaactgttttgttttttttttaagggctgcaccctcggcatatatatgtggaggttcccaggctagtggctgaattggagctgcagctgctggcctataccatagccacagcgacaccggatccttaacctattcgaagcctcgtcctcatggatattagttgggtttgttaggctgagccacaatggaaactccacacattttaaaacagaCTACCCTCATTGTACATGAATAGAAGCTGAGAAAAGAGATTATGTTATTACTTGACACTGATTGACTTGGTTCTGTACTTTTGCTGGCAGTAGATGATAATACAGGGCTCCAAGGGAaaaatccaccaaaaaaaaaaaatgtcttaggTTTCCACTTGACAGAGATTAGCTCAGTCATCTATTTGATTAGCTAGCTGTTTTCATTACAATTTCAAGTCCTATAGATACAAAATTTCCATTCTCTCCAGGACAAATGTGTGTATCCTGTGTATCCTTATAATGTAGTTGAAGAAAACAGTCATGGGATTTTAATTAAGCATGAGCTTTTCCTTGTTGAATTTAGCAGGCtctaattttttcttctcctttgcagTTTGATGCTCACCACATTCAGTAGCTTCTCCAGTTCGATTGCTAGGGACGTGTTACCTTTCATCCTCAGCTTTGCTGCCATGAGTGCCACTGAGGTGAAATGAGAGAAGCTGGAGAGTGTGTTACATGTTCTCATATTCCCTTCAAAGCGAACAGAAGTGAGCTGTGTGATTGCAAAAGGAGAGTGCTTGTGGCTGACTCAGGAAGCTTTTGCAAGGTTGAactctcttccccttcttcaCTTATTAACTTATTTTAAGACAATCTGGGGAAGAGTTAATATGCATCttgagtaagagaaaaaaatgatttcacttCATATATATTAATCACATTTATTTCTGCCTGACCCGCACTAACTTGCTCTTACACAAACGtggaccttttatttttatttactttggccgcacctgcagcatgtgtaagttccctggccagggatcaaatctgagccgcagttgcaacctaggccgcagctgtggcaatgctggctccttaatccactgtgctggcctggggattgaacctgccctgccaggtccttaacctgcttgtTTGGATAAGTAATATTGAGAATAAAATAACTTTTGAGGGGAAAAACTAccataatctatttttaaaatgtggagcaAAAACAGGTCTATGGGAATAGAAGTCAGAATTTTGGTTACCCttggggtggaggggagtgggTAGAGAGGCTTGTAGGGTGCTGATAGTGTTCTCTCTCTGTCTGGTTGGATTATATGAGCATATCCATTTGGAAATATTCCTTGAGCTGTTAACTCCAAGATTTGTACaccctattttatatatatatatatatatatatatatatatatatatatatatatatatctcactttaatgaaaaattcatgggaaaaagtatattttatcaaTATTGGCTATTTCAGTTTATTAGCATCATGTGATCCCaagataaaattttttgttttattattttttttaaatgatttttattttttccatcatagctggtttacagtgttctgtcagttttctgctgttcagcaaggtgacccagtcacacgtacatatatacattctttttctcacattgtcatgctccatcagaagtgccTAGATACAGTGGCCAGTGCTATAgggcaggatctcactgcttatccattccaaaggcactaGTTTGCACCAAGATAAATTTCACATTCATAATCTTTTGACATGCTATATGGCATACCTAAGAGTCTTAAGTTTACCTGAAGACCAAACCCCACgtcttatttaacatttttaaattttagaaatgaaaaatgaggtcTGTGTCCTTCAGTTAGATTTAGTTCTTCgaattcctctttctcttaagTGCAAGTTATTAATAATTACAGACTATACATTCACTATGGCACATTTAATCAATATCGAAGCCTAATGTATTGTTGCCTAAAATGCCTGAGTGACCCCCAGAAAGTAATGGCTTGTGCAAGATAGTGTTCTGTCCTTCACTTTGCAAGTTATTTTCCATTTAGGCACATTGGGAGACACCGACTCAGACTCACTGGCCCACAGGGGGCTGTTGAACCTTCTGTGGCCTCAATAGGGCTCTTTGTGTTTGGATATGATTTGGATCTTTTTAATCGCCATAGAAAATgctagtagtttttatttttttaaggcccccTTTTAAATACTATccaaatgatttttcttcccaCTTTGTTTGATAATAAATAAAGTCTTACTCTTAAATTTCAGGCAGTTCCTTTTAGTCTTGACAGCGTTGCAAATTCCATTCACTCCTTATTTTCTGAAGAAACTCCTGTGGTTTTGCAGTTGGCACCCAGTGAGGAAGTAAGTGTgatgcagtttttattttaaatgctttaaaaaaaataagctttcattacttaaggaaaatttaaaactaacTATGAAAAATGCTGACAGACCTCTGTATAATTGGAATTAATCTGTAGAATGTAACAAAATTTTGGACTCTTCTTACAGAGAGTGTACATGGTGGGAAAGGCAAACTCGGTTTTTGAAGATCTTTCAGTAACACTTAGACAACTCCGCAGTCGACTGTTTCAAGAAAACTCTATTCTCAGTTTACTTCCCCTCAATTCTCTGAGTAGGAACAATGAAGTAAGTAGTGCAGTtattggataaataaatgaatgtcctTACTAATTTCCTATTTCTTATGCGCCTGACCTTAGAGcaaacttgaaattttaaaaaatgaaaagttttacaGGTTTATTCCTGGAGTAGATTCTTctttagtgtgattttttttttttttttttgtctttttggggccacacccacggcataggaggtttccaggctaggggtcaaattggagctatagctgcctgccacagccacagcagctcaggatctgagcctcttctttgacctacaccacagctcatggcaatgctggatccttaccccactgctcgaggccagggatcgaacctgcgtgctcatggatgcaagtcagatttgtttctgctgagccacagtgggaactccagtgtgatttttttttttttttacatgaatcTCATGAAAAGAGTGACTCTTTTTGTGAGCTGAGCTGCAGTAAATAGTATTAAATTCTAGTGCAAGGGTTACCAACATTTAATCTTGACAGGCCAGAAATCACAGTAACTACTTGGAAGTTGGCAGAACTGTGTCACTCCGGTAATGTGGGGAGCCATTATTCACTGCCACTTCTGATGTGTTGcctcatttttctaattcattctcGGCAGTAGAGTGGCAGGAGCCACCCTTACTTTTGACTCCTGTATGTCAGTGTCACCACCTGTTCATGTACCCTCTTACCCACACGGCATGGCACCTTTGTGGTAGCCTCCCTTCTTCACCTGCTCTGGATGACCTGGGCCACcgatttttattcttcaagggATGTGAACAAACTAGGCTATAGGCAGGACCTTGTTGCAGTGCACCAGAATATTCTGATATCCCGAGGGGAAAACCACCTCAGAGTTGGAtgctttatgaaaaataaagctattgAGTTGCAGTTGATGTGCTGGAGAGTGACCATCACCTTTTTTGTCAGGGAATAATGTTTTATAAGCATCTTCAACTGAAATGAACCTAGCGAATGGAAGACAGTTGTTGCATAAATTCGCTCGTGTGCTAATTAATGTTGGTGATATCCTGTGCCTTACTTAGTAAGTGGCAAGTATAGATCTTGAACGGGTATTTAAAataatgctcatttttttctgctcccTGCAGGTCGAcctgctctttctttctgaaCTGCAA
It encodes:
- the ATP6AP2 gene encoding renin receptor yields the protein MAVLVALLSLVVAGVLGNEFSILRSPGSVVFRDGNWPIPGERIPDVAALSMGFSVKEDLSWPGLAVGNLFHRPRATVMVMVKGVDKLALPPGSVISYPLENAVPFSLDSVANSIHSLFSEETPVVLQLAPSEERVYMVGKANSVFEDLSVTLRQLRSRLFQENSILSLLPLNSLSRNNEVDLLFLSELQVLHDISSLLSRHKHLAKDHSPDLYSLELAGLDEIGKRYGEDSEQFRDASKILVDALQKFADDMYNLYGGNAVVELVTVRSFDTSLVRKTRTILEAKQVKDPPSPYNLAYKYNVDYPVVFNMILWIMIALALAVIITSYNIWNMDPGYDSIIYRMTNQKIRMD